Proteins encoded together in one Camelina sativa cultivar DH55 chromosome 9, Cs, whole genome shotgun sequence window:
- the LOC104710710 gene encoding V-type proton ATPase subunit d1: MYGFEALTFNIHGGYLEAIVRGHRAGLLTTADYNNLCQCENLDDIKMHLSATKYGSYLQNEPSPLHTTTIVEKCTLKLVDDYKHMLCQATEPMSTFLEYIRYGHMIDNVVLIVTGTLHERDVQELLEKCHPLGMFDSIATLAVAQNMRELYRLVLVDTPLAPYFSECLTSEDLDDMNIEIMRNTLYKAYLEDFYKFCQKLGGATSEIMSDLLAFEADRRAVNITINSIGTELTREDRKKLYSNFGLLYPYGHEELAICEDIDQVRGVMEKYPPYQAIFSKMSYGESQMLDKAFYEEEVRRLCLAFEQQFHYAVFFAYMRLREQEIRNLMWISECVAQNQKSRIHDSVVYMF; encoded by the exons ATGTACGGATTCGAGGCGCTTACCTTCAACATCCATGGCGGATACTTGGAGGCGATCGTCAGGGGCCACCGTGCGGGGCTTCTCACCACCGCCGATTACAATAACTTATGTCAGTGTGAGAACCTAGACGACATCAAGATGCATCTCTCTGCTACCAAATACGGCTCTTATCTCCAGAACG AGCCGTCACCTCTGCATACCACCACAATTGTGGAGAAGTGTACCCTCAAGCTTGTTGATGACTACAAGCACATGCTCTGCCAAGCTACTGAGCCAATGTCTACCTTTTTGGAGTACATCAG ATATGGCCACATGATTGACAATGTCGTGCTCATTGTCACTGGTACCCTGCACGAGAGAGATGTTCAAGAGTTGCTCGAGAAATGTCACCCTTTAGGCATGTTCGACAG tATTGCTACACTAGCAGTTGCTCAGAACATGCGGGAACTCTATAGGTTGGTGCTTGTTGACACTCCTCTCGCTCCATACTTCTCTGAATGCCTAACATCAGAG GATCTCGATGACATGAACATAGAGATTATGCGGAATACCCTCTACAAAGCATACCTTGAGGATTTTTACAAGTTCTGTCAG AAACTTGGTGGGGCAACATCAGAGATTATGTCTGACCTTTTGGCCTTTGAAGCAGACAGAAGAGCAGTGAATATCACCATCAATAG CATTGGCACTGAGCTCACAAGAGAAGACAGGAAGAAACTGTACTCCAACTTTGGTCTCCT CTATCCATATGGCCACGAGGAACTTGCTATCTGCGAAGACATAGATCAG GTTCGTGGTGTTATGGAGAAATACCCTCCTTATCAAGCTATATTCTCCAAGATGTCTTATGGAGAGAGCCAGATGCTCGATAAGGcattttatgaagaagaagtcagAAGGCTTTGCTTAGCCTTTGAGCAACAG TTCCATTACGCCGTATTCTTTGCCTACATGAGGTTGAGGGAGCAGGAGATCAGGAACCTGATGTGGATATCCGAGTGTGTTGCGCAGAACCAGAAGTCTAGGATCCACGACAGTGTTGTCTACATGTTCTGA